The Flavobacterium sp. 20NA77.7 genome includes the window TATGAATTAAACAAGATTCATAGCAGTAGGATAATATATATCCTATTTTTCTGGGATTATTGAATGAAACACTAAATAATAAATCATAAAGATCATCTAATTTTATATCGAAGAATCTTTCCCAATTATTTTCAGGAAAAAAAATCTCAAGTCTTTTTTTAATTAATCTTTTTGTGTAATCGAGTGCTAACATTTCCATTTTATTAATATCAGCCTGTTTTTCAAATGTATAAAAAGCATCAAAAAATTCTAGAGATATCTCATCAATTTTTCCATTATCTAACTTTCCATAATAAAATCTGTTTGGATAAACTGCTATTTTAAATTTCACAAAATCTTCTGAAAGATTGTTCAATGGAGCAATAAACCATTCAACAAAAATTTTTTGCGCATTTTCATCTATTTCTGAAAAATCATCTAAAAAAATATATAAATGATCAATATCCAAAATATCCTTTATAGCTTTAAGTTTGCTTATAAGACTTTTTTTAACATCTAAATATGTAATCAGTGTTTTCTCAAATTGTGATTTTAAATTTTCACTTGTTGAATTTTTATCTGAAATTTCAATACCTGGTGTTTCTGATAATTTTATATTAAGTCCAAAATCTTCAGTAATATTTGAACTTTTTTCAATTTTATAAGAGTTAATTAAAGAACCATCTATTTGTTTTATTACATCATTAATGGAATTCTCAATTGCATCAAGTTGTTCATTAATTTGTAAAATTTGATTATGATCATAGCCAAGTATTTTTTGAAAAATTGATGCATCAATAAAATCGTTTAATTGATTCTTTGTTTCAATTATAATTTCTTTAATTAAATTACTATAAATAAGATATTTATTTAATTCAGGTCCAAGAGATTTTACATCTTCAGGAATATCTGGAGTAGAATTATCAAATAAAGTTTTTACATCAATATATATAGAAATACACTTCTTGTTAGAAATTAAATCCTTTTGAGACTTTTTAAATATGGTCGATTTTCCAGTTCCTTTTCTACCTACAAGAATGGTTGTTCTAGGTAAATTTAGTTTTGTAATTATTCCATTATTAGGTAATAAATCGGTATAAATATCATCTATATCCTTTTTTTGAATATAATCTTCTAATCTATTTTTTCTTACTAGTTTTAATGATTCTGCAAATTCAAGAAATCTTTTATTATCTGACATTGTATTTTTAATTTATTATTAAATTGTATATTAATTCATAGACATTTTCAATCAACTAACTCCCCTCCACATCCCTATCTATTCACTCTTTATTATTTTGCCTAAGGAGTTCATGAAACCTTTAGGTTCAACGTAGTTAATCAAAATCGAGAGGTTTTATTTTTCTATTTACGATTCTTCTACGATTTTGATTTCCTCCTCACTCAACCCATACAACGCATACACCATAAAATCTATCTCACGTTCTAAAGCTGAAGTATCTGCTGCTGAGTTGTCTTTTTTGAGCGAAAGGATTTCTTGGACTTTATTAATTAAATCTTCATTATTTGTATCACAAAGAGGTGAATTTCTCAAATAGATAGGTTTTATTTCATAATCAAGAAATCTAACTGAATAAATCCAATTAAATAACTTTGAATTTAAAACGCCTAATAATCCTTCTAAACTATTATTTTCTTTAGAAATAATATTAGATAATCTATTTAAATTATAACAACTATCATAATCAATAGTTGAAATTATTCTTTGTTTCATTGAAATATTTCTAGTCCTAACAACTAAAATTTTTGGTCTACTCAAAAACTTTTCATCAGGTAGGGTTCTGCCTAATTTGCCTTTACTTTTTACAAATTCTTTATCATACATTATAAAACCCGTAGTTCGTACCTTTCCATATTTTTGAGGTATTCCAGTACCTGGAACCATTGGATGGTATTTTTCATTGATTTTAATTTCTGAAGTAAGTTCTTCTTTAATATAACCAGTATTAATTCCTACACCAAAATCATATTTAGTTTCAATAAGAGGAAAGTTTTTAAAAAGTCTATCAATAATATCATATTCTTTACCTTCCAATAAATAGTCAAATACAAATCCATCATTTTTTAAAAATCTTGATTGTTCTATTGACTTTGAATTTGAATTAAAAATATCTTTAGGTTCTTCAGGCGTTTTAATTTCAATCAAATTACTCTCAGATTTAACTTTCTTTAAAATATAAACTACTGAATCAACAGTTGCTTCATCAAAAACATTTGGTCCCAAAGGAATTAATTGTATTATTTCAGAATTACTAATAATAAATTCCCTTGTTTGTGAAAATGAATTTTGTAACAAAAAGGAAGAATTTGTAATGAATGAATGAAATGAATTAGGCTTTTGTATTTTTAATGAAAGCTCAATAAAAAATTTGTATAAATCAAAATTTCCACTTGTAGCAAAGAAATTAGTTTTAAAATAATTTTTGTAACCATCAAAATCCGCATTTCTGTAAACATATGGTGGATTCCCAATCACCACATCAAAACCGACAAAATCGCCTTCATCGTTTAATACTTCAGGAAACTCAAAGCGCCATTCAAAAGCATTCTCATATATTTTGTTGTTTTTTATTTCTTCAAGTTGGGTTTCTATTTTCTCAATTTTATCCGCTAAATCTTTCTTCGCTTTTTGCTCGGCTTTGGTAAGTTGGGTTTCAAAAAGTTGGGCACTGTCAAACTTTACATTAAACTCGTATTTCAGTTTTTGCAACTCTTTAATCTCTTTGCCGTTTTGGTTAATTTCGGTTCTAAAATTGGTTTTTATTTCGGCAATCAGCGTTTCCATATCGCGCTTTTGCTCTTTACTTTCGGCATTGCGGTATTGGTCAACGGCTCTTTTGTAATCCTCAATTTTTAACTTGCTTTTCTTTAAGGCTTCTTTCAAATCGGCATCTAATCCAAAACGAGCAATCAACGAGTTTCCGCATTTTATGTTAATGTCAATGTTGGGTAGTGTTTCAAGCTCACCACCCCGTCCTTCGGACACCCCTCTAAAGGAGGGGAATTTATAATAGGCATTTTTAAGCAGTTCAATCCACAAACGCAAACGGCATATTTTAACGGAGTTCGGGTTAATATCTACGCCAAATAAACAGTTTTCAATAATGGTTTGCTTTTCATGAAACAAGGTTTCTTGTACCCGTTGGCTTTCTTTACTTTTTGGGTTATAAGTAAACGGTAAACCATCTTCATCGGTCACAATTAACTCATCGTTTACAATATCTACTTGATATTCTTTCAAGCGTTTACCTTCGCGGTCAACTAATACTTTTAAATCGTGCTTAATAGCAATCATTTCATTCAGCGCCGAAACCAAAAAGTGTCCAGAACCCACCGCAGGGTCGCATATTTTTACGCTGTTAATTATAGCATTGGCCTCTTTGGTGTCTTCAATCTTGTTGTATAACACATCAAAGTCTTCGCAATTCCACCCTTTGGTTTCATTAAACTTTTGCACCACCGCACGGCGAATGGTTTCCTTACACATGTACATCGTAATGAAACTTGGCGTGTAAAACGAACCGTCTTTATAGCCATTAATCTTTTCAAAAATCAAGCCCAATACCGAGGCATTGATTAAGGTTTTGTTGTCTTCTTGTATTTCTTCGCTGCCTTCACTCGCAAAATCATAAGCATCTAAAAAGTCAAAGAAATAGTCAATAGCTTTGTGAGTACCCGTTAGTTTTTTACCATTGGCATCTTTCAACACCGTACCGCTCACAATAGGCAATTGAATATCATCCTCTAATCCGGAAATAAACAAGGTTTGATGTTCTAATTCGGTAGGCTCAAACAACGAACTATTCAAATAAGGCACTTTGGCAAATAACGTTTTTACGCGTTCGTTACGCTCTTCAGGTTTCTTGGCTAATACCATGAAGAACAACGCGTTCAAATTGTCGTAATCGTGCAGTAATCCTTTGTGTAAAAACGCATAACTTTTGTCGCCCTTGTGATAACTAATCAATTGAGCCTCTAATAATTTCAAAAACAAAATACGATTGACCCACGTAATGCATAACTCTAAACCAACAGTAAACAAGCGTTCTTCGTGCGTGTCGCCATATTGTTTTACATTGGGTAAACGGGATAATTTATCCAAACTATCCAATTGGTTAATCACGTTTTCCAATAAAGAACCGGCATTTCGCTGTCCAGCTTTAGGGCGTTCAATTAACTTCTTCCCTCCTTCTTTGGTTTCGGTTAACCCAATTAAATGCAATAATTCGTTATAAAAATTTTTATCTAAGGAATTACTATCATTGGCAAACGATAATTTTAATAAATGCTCTGGCGAAAGTAATTTGTATAAGACAATTAATTTCGCATCATCAAGTTTGTCTTCATTTCTTAAAATTTTGTCATACGAAGCCAAATCAAAATACGTATATTCTAATTTGTCTAGTACAGTTTCAATATAAGGTTTGGCAATTTCTTTGTAGAAAAAATCAGTATTCTTTCCAGAAAGTTTACCTTCTTCAAAGTCTTGAAATTGTTTAACTAAGTTTTTATTTTGAGCAAATAGTTTATCAAATAGTTGAGCATCAAAAATGAACCATTCGTTAACATTGGTCGCTACTACATGTTTTACTTCTAAATTTTTATGAGTGATACGCTCTCGCAAGAAATACAACACCATTTCTTGCAAGGCTTTGCTATTGATGTTCTTTTGCGTTGGCATTTCAGCCTTATTGGATGGACTTTTCGCTTCAATTATAACACCAACATTGCTCTTCGCCTCTTTACCAATATGAATCACTAAATCGTTTCGCCCTTTTGTATTGATAAAATGATTGGGAGAATAATAGGTGTTTTTCAAGAAATCGGAAATCAAGTTTTTATGAAACTCCTCCGACTCTTTTTCTTTGATACTGTCTAACAGGAGCATCAAATTCTGTTTAAACAACTCAATTCCAGAACGATTGGGTTTAATTTTAAGAAAGGCTTTGTTTAAGGCCTTGCGTGGTTGTATGAGCATATAAATAATACGTTTTCAATAGTTCCAAACCTACTAAAAAAAATCAACAATCACAATACGCATGATTTAGTGTAAAAAAAAACTCCCTACCATACAGCAGGGAGTTTTGTACTTACAATATAGAGAACACTATCTATATAGGCTAAGACACTAAAAATTAAATCACGGTAATACTACCTAAATACAAGCTGGTGGCAAATAGTTTTTCATCGGCAGCTACAAAAGTCGCCCATACCTGCACTTCGGCACCGTCTAAATAACTAGGCATGGCTAAAGCAGCTGCTTCATCAGCACGCTCACCCGCGGCTAAACTATACACTACCGCCTTAGTCGCTGGGTCATACACCACCAGCACCAGTTGGTCATTGGCAAGTGCTTCGCCTTGTTCACTGTTATCGGTCCAAGTCACCGAAATAGCACCTGCTGCAACATCCAGTGTAGCGTCTTCCATACCGGTTAAATCACCTCGGCTAATCAACACCTTTGAATAATCCCATTCATAGTCAGGATCGTTAAACACCAAGGCTTCTCGCATTAAATAGGACATCGCCTGATTTCTGCGGGTTTTAATGCCCGAGTCACTACCATAATAGCGTTTAATTACCGGTTGAACACCGCCTAAAAAGTCATTTACCATAGCAAACTTTTGCCGTTGCTGTTGTTGCAACGCAGATGCCACACGATTACTTTTTTTAGGTAAACTACGCATTACCTCTTTACCGCGCCATGATGCGCCCACTACTGGCCCTACTTTGCCAGAAAATGCACCTAAGATGCCCTTGTTGTATGTACCCATACTCTTTTAACATTTAAAAATTAATAAAATAAAGTTGTATTGTTTTGCGCGCTCATTCAACGGTACAAATATAAAATAGAAAATTCGTACAATTGACAAAACATTTTTACAACTACTTGTTTTACAATGTTTTAAATAGTATTAACACATTTTGATTGGATTCGAATACTACTGACAACTATTACCTATAATTGACAACTTTTGACTGGTTCTGACAGGTTTAATTGGGGTATAAAAAGGGGTTTTGTTCGAATTTAGTTCGATATTCCTTCGATACCCTATTGCAAAAAAGGTACCTTAATCGAAGAAACTACGAAGGAATACCAAATAAAACCCTAGGAAAAACTAAAAAAAAGGCACAAAAAAAGCTACCCAATACTGGATAGCTTTCAATCGTACATAATGAAACAACTACTATTGCTGATTCATTGCCTTATGGATCATATTTTTGATACTAATTTTTGGGTAAAGATATTTACCTCCAATTTTTATAAAGGCAATTAATTTTTGTTTGCGATACCGGTAGAGTGTACTCTCCGATATTTTCAAAAGGTGCATTACATTATGACTCTCATAAAATTCATGGGCATTTGCATCGTCAAGTTTGTTCATAGGCAATTTAAGTATATTAAATTATGAATTTGGGGGGTTTCTTGGCTTGTACTATTTTGTTTTACAAAGTTTGCAATTTGTAATCATAAATAAAAAAATACTTATTCACATTACGGCTATGTTTTTAACAACATAGAAAAATGTATTACGAAAAAAAATAATTATATCTATTTGATTTTCAATGTGTTACAAATCATATAACTTTAGTATGTTCTACCGTAAAAGCACTGGGATTTTTTGTTTATTAAACTGATAATAAAGCGTTTATACTTAGTTACTCACTACAAATGCATTACCTAATCGCAGTAAGAATTAGTTACAACCATCAACCAACAACCAACAACCATCAACCAACAACCATCCACTGAGACTTCCCATTCCCATTTACTAAACTATTTTCTTATGAACAATTTCAAACTGTCTTTTTTATGTAATTAAACTTTGCGAATGTTTTTTTTGTATTTTTATAAGAAACTAAATAGATAATTATGAGAACTGTTACTATTGATGCCATAACCGAAAAGTTGAAAAATACACCAAGTTCTATTTTAGAAAAAATTTGGGGATATGCCGATGCCTTATTAGAAAACAACGAACTTACTTATATGCTTACTGAAGAACAAAAAGGACATTTATTAAAGCAAAATGATGTACCACTAAATCAATGTATGGATGCCGAAGAAGTATATCAACAAGTAAAGCAAAAATATGAGTTATAAAATTGTAATTACTTCTGATGCAATTGAAAACATTGAAAACACTCTCTTAGTTTTGAACTAAATCAGTCCACTTTTTGCTGACGATTTACAAGCACAATTATTGCAACTGATAGCATTATTTTATCATTGAAAAGCAATTCCTTAACTATCTATAAAAAAATAAGCGACTCACTAGTCGCTTATTTTTTTAATCTATTCGTTTCAAATCAAAATTTGCTGTTTCAGATATTTTCATTGGAAATTGTTCGATGACTACAGATCCTGGGTCTAAACCAAATGCTTTCTCCTCAGACAAGCCTAATTTTTTCAAAATATCATAGCCATCTAAAACTAATTTTTCATAGAACGGAAGTGCATTATCATAAGACATTAATTTTTCAATCAATACAAATCGGAAATCTCCATCTATGTGATGGTTGTGTAATGAAGTGTATCTGCTGGTAATATCAATTTCTCCTCTTGCTTGCATGTCTTCAACAACTTGTTTAAACATTTTATTAATTTTTGGAGCAACCCTAAATCCAAGTCTAAAATCAACACGTATAACATCATCATGAATAAATTCACAAACTCTGTATTCCATTGTATACGGCTCATCAACAACATGAACATGGGCAAACCAATAAATATCAGCGCGTTTTGGATTATTATTTATTATTGAATGTATAATTTTTGCTTCAATTTCATATCTATTATCTGCACTGGTTAAATACACCAAATTAGTGGCATATTTTGAAACAGTAGTATCTCTACTCAAGTCTTCCAATACGGGTAAATATTGTTCTAATTTGACAAATTCAACAAAACGATTTCTAATTTTTCTAGCAAAAAACCAAATTAGCATGGTTATAAATAAAATACTAGCAATTATTAACGTTATAAAACCACCTTCGTGAAACTTACCTAAACTTGAGTATAAAAATGCTCCTTCAATAACTATATATGTGGCTACAATTACGGTTATAAAAATTTTGTTATAACGTTTTATTATCATGTAGTAATTTAACAGCGTTGTAGTCATTAACATCGTCAATACAATTGCTAAACCGTAAGCCGCCTCCATATATTTTGCCTCTTTAAAATACAATACAATAAAAATACAACCTACCCATAATAACCAATTTATTGATGGAATATACAATTGTCCTTTTAAATCTGTAGGGTATTTAATTTTTACTTTAGGCCAAAAATTTAATCGAACGGCTTCATTAATCAACGTAAACGAACCACTAATTAAAGCTTGAGAAGCAACGATAGCTGCTGTAGTTGCAATACCAATACCTATTGGCACAAACCAAGTAGGCATAATACCGAAAAACGGATTCGTAATTCCTGCTTCGGCTAAGGTGCTTCCTTCATGATTGATTAACCACGCTCCTTGACCTAAATAATTTAAAATCAATGTTATTTTAACAAAAATCCAACTGATTCGGATATTATCTTTTCCACAATGACCTAAATCCGAATATAAAGCTTCTGCCCCTGTTGTACAAAGAAATACAGCACCTAAATATACAATACCCCCTTGTGTAGATAAAAGTTTGTACGCATAATAAGGATTTAATGAACTTAAAATATCCAAATTAGCAAACATTTGAACCACACCTAAAAAACCTAACATTCCGAACCAAAGTAACATAACTGGGCCGAAAAATTTACCTATAAACTTAGTCCCAAATTGTTGAATAGCAAATAGTAAGGTCAAAATTACAATAACAATAGGCATGGTTTCAATATCGGGATTCAATGTTTTTAATCCTTCAATTGCAGAAGAAACTGAAATAGGCGGGGTTATAATTCCATCTGCTAAAAGTGTACAACCTCCTATAATTGCAGGAAATAGCAACCACTTAACTTTAGTTTTTCTAATTAATGCATACAACGAAAAAATACCTCCCTCACCGTTATTATCGGCACGAAGTGTAATAATTACATATTTAATCGTTGTTTGTAAAGTTAACGTCCAAAAGATACAAGAGATAGCACCTTTAATAACATCCGAGTTAATTGCTTTAGAACCAATAATTGCGTTGAGAACATAAAGCGGAGAAGTTCCAATATCTCCATAAATAATTCCTAGTGTAACTAGTAATCCAGCTGCAGAAAGTTTATGCAGTGAATGGTTATTTTTTTCCATTTTAAAATTATAAAACAAGATGCAAAATTACAAAAAGCAATCGTTCCAAATTCATTTAGAGCTAAAAATATTTAAAATATCCTCTAAATTAAAAAATACTAACCCAAAAATAACTTCCAAATTATTCCAAATTCCTTATATTTGCGTGCTTAAAAAAGAATAAAAAATGCGTATATCCTACAATTGGTTAAAACAATTTATTAAAATCGACTGGAAATCAGAAGAAGTATCAGCCTTATTAACAGATTTAGGTTTAGAAGTTGAAGCTGTAGATGCCTTTGAAAGCATTCCTGGTGGACTTCAAGGTATTGTTGTTGGGCATGTGTTAACTTGCGAAAAACACCCTGACGCGGATAAATTAAAAATTACAACTGTTGATTTAGGCGACGGAAACGCACCCGTACAAATTGTGTGTGGCGCAAGTAATGTAGCAGCAGGGCAAAAAGTACCTGTAGCAACAATTGGAACCAAATTGTTTGATAAAGAAGGGAACGCATTTGAAATTAAAAAAGGTAAAATAAGAGGTCAAGAAAGTCATGGGATGATTTGTGCCGAAGACGAAATAGGTCTTGGAGATAGTCATGACGGCATTATGATTTTGGCTGATGATTTACAACCAGGAACGCCTGCTAGTAAAGTATTCAATATAGAAGTAGATGAAGTATTTGAAATTGGCCTAACTCCAAATCGTGCTGACGCAATGAGCCACATGGGTGTTGCCCGTGATTTAAGAGCGGGATTAAGCCAAACTAATGTCAACACAGAATTAATCACACCTTCGGTAAGTAAGTTCAAAATTGACAAAAGAACCCTAAAAATTGATGTTAAAGTTGACGATGCTAAATTAGCTCCTCGCTATGCTGGTGTTACAATTTCTGGTGTTTCTGTTAAACCCTCACCTACTTGGTTACAAAATAGATTAAAAGCTATTGGGTTAACCCCAAAAAACAATATTGTAGATGTTACTAATTACGTATTACACGAGCTAGGACAACCTCTACATGCTTTTGATGCAGCAAAAATAAAAGGCAATAAAATTACCGTTAAAACCGTGACGGCGGGAACTAAATTTACCACCCTCGACGGAACGGAACGCACACTACATGAAGAAGATTTAATGATTTGTGATGAAAATGGTCCAATGTGTATGGCAGGTGTATTTGGCGGTATAGATTCAGGAGTTTCAGAAACTACAAATGCTATATTTTTAGAAAGTGCGTATTTTAATCCTGTTGCTATTCGTAAATCTGCAAAAAGACACACACTCAGTACAGATGCTTCGTTTAGATTTGAAAGAGGAATTGATCCCGAGATTACAGTATATGCCTTAAAAAGAGCAGCGCTTCTTATACAAGAAGTTGCAGGCGGAGAAGTTACGTCAGACATTATAGACATTTATCCGAAAAAAATTGAAGATTTTAAAGTGTTCTTGACCTTTGATAAAGTATATAAATTAATTGGAGAAGAACTTAAAAAAGAAACCATAAAAAAAGTACTAGCTTCTCTTGATATTAAAGTAAATAGTATTTCTGACGCAGGCTTAGGTTTAAGTATTCCTTCTTACCGTGTGGATGTTCAACGAGAAGTAGATGTTATTGAAGAAATTCTAAGGGTGTATGGTTACAACAGCATTAAAATACCTAATAAAATTAATGCTTCTGTTTCAAATTCAGGACGTACCGAAGAATTCAAAGTACAAAACATCATTGCTAATCAATTATGTAGTTTAGGTTTTCATGAAATGATGGCTAACTCGCTTACTACTTCTAACTATATTGGTTTATCTGAACAAGTAAAAGAAGAAGAAACTGTAGCTATGTTAAACCCGTTGAGTAGTGATTTATCTGTTCTAAGACAATCGTTATTGTTTTCGGCATTAGAAGCATTGTCTTATAATATTAATCGAAGAAATACCGATTTAAAACTATTTGAATTTGGGAAAACCTATCATAAAATCGAAGGTATTTACACAGAGAAAAAACACCTTACCCTTTCTATGACAGGAAACACAGCCGCTGAAAACTGGAATGCACCTCAAAAAGCAAGTGATTTCTTTATATTTAAAGGAATGGTTATGGCAGTTTTAGCTAAACTTAATTTAGATAAAAAAGTAAAGACAGTTCCTGTAAGTCACGATATTTTTAGTGAAGGTATTGGTTTAGCTATTGGTACCGAAATCATTATTGAATTAGGTATGATTAAGAAAACAGTAGTAAAGCATTTTGACATCAAACAGCATGTGTTTTTTGCTGACTTTAATTGGGACGCGATTCAAAAATACGTTTCAAACAAAATCAAACTTACAGAAATACCAAAATTCCCAGAAGTAAGAAGAGATTTAGCTCTTTTAGTAGACAGTTCTATTACTTTTGAACAGTGTTATACAATTGCTAAACAAACTGAAAAAGGGCTGTTAAAAGAAATTAATTTATTTGATGTATATGAAGGTAAAAACTTACCCGAAGGTAAAAAATCTTATGCATTAAGCTTTATTTTACAAGACAATTCAAAAACGTTAACCGACGTACAAATTGATAAAATTATGTCTAAACTACTCAATAATTTTGAAACACAGTTAGGCGCTACTTTGAGAAGTTAAAAATTAGAGTATAATCTATAAAAATTACAGATACCCCTTCTTTCATGTTGGGGTATTTTTATATGTAAAAAGTAGTGATTAAGCCGCTAACACGCGAAGTATAGACCTGGGTGAAACGGTTACCATGTAAAAGTGTAACACAGGAATAGTAGTGAGTAAATCTTTAAGGTAGTTCTCTTAAATAAAAAATCCCAACCAGTACTGATTGGGATTTTTAGTATGTTTAGGATATAAAAATTATTCTCCTTTATCCATTCTAGCTTTTAATTCAGCTAATGCATCAATATCACCTAAAGTAGATTTTTCTGCATTGTTTGAAGAAGTTGCTACGTTGTTAGACTCTGCAGACTTAACGTTTTTCTCTTCTTCTTCTCTAAAGATAGCTGTATGAGAAGCTACAATTCTTTTGAATTCTTTGTTAAATTCGATAACTTTAAATTCAATTGTATCTCCTTTTTTCAATTTTTTACCATCTTCTTTTTCTAAGTGACGTGTTGGTACAAAACCTTGAACGTTATCACCAAAATCAACAGTTGCACCTTTATCAACCATTTCAGTTACTGTTCCAGTGTGGATTGTTCCTACTGCAAAAGCTGCTTCATGTTTGTCCCAAGGATTTTCAGTTGTTTGTTTGTGACCTAAAGATAATTTTCTACCTTCAACGTCTAATTCTAATACAACAACATCTAATTTATCACCTACGTTAACAAATTCTGATGGATGTTTGATTTTCTTAGTCCAAGATAAATCTGAGATATACACTAAACCGTCAATTCCTTCTTCTAACTCAACAAAAATACCAAAGTTAGTAAAGTTTCTAACAATTCCTGTGTGTTTAGAACCTACTGGATATTTAGAAGTGATATCAGTCCATGGATCAGTAGTCATTTGTTTGATACCTAAAGACATTTTTCTATCTTCTCTATCTAACGTTAAAATTACTGCCTCAACTACATCTCCTACTTTAACAAAATCTTGAGCACTTCTTAAATGCGTTGACCAAGACATTTCAGAAACGTGGATTAAACCTTCAACACCTTCTGCTACTTCAATGAAAGCACCATAATCTGCTAAAACTACCACTTTTCCTTTAACTTTATCACCTACTTTTAAGTTAGCATCTAAAGCATCCCATGGGTGAGCGTTTAATTGTTTTAAACCTAATTGAATTCTTGTTTTCTCATCATCAAAGTCTAAGATAACAACGTTTAATTTTTGGTCTAATTCTAATACTTCACTTGGGTGATTGATACGAGACCAAGATAAATCTGTAATATGAATTAATCCATCTACACCACCTAAGTCAATGAACACACCATAAGAAGTAATGTTTTTAACTACACCTTCTAATACTTGTCCTTTTTCTAATTGACCAATGATTTCTTTTTTCTGAACCTCGATATCTGCTTCGATAAGTGCTTTGTGCGAAACAACAACGTTTTTGAACTCATGGTTAATTTTAACCACTTTGAATTCCATCGTTTTGTTTACATATTGATCGTAATCACGGATAGGTTTCACATCAATTTGTGAACCTGGTAAGAATGCTTCAATACCGAATACATCTACAATCATACCACCTTTAGTTCTACATTTAACAAAACCATTAACGATTTCTCCAGTTTCGTTAGCTGCGATAACTCTATCCCATGCTTTGATTGTTCTTGCTTTTTTGTGAGATAATACTAATTGACCTGATTTATCTTCTCTTACGTCAATTAATACTTCTACTTTGTCCCCAACTTTTAAG containing:
- a CDS encoding DUF7149 domain-containing protein; its protein translation is MLIQPRKALNKAFLKIKPNRSGIELFKQNLMLLLDSIKEKESEEFHKNLISDFLKNTYYSPNHFINTKGRNDLVIHIGKEAKSNVGVIIEAKSPSNKAEMPTQKNINSKALQEMVLYFLRERITHKNLEVKHVVATNVNEWFIFDAQLFDKLFAQNKNLVKQFQDFEEGKLSGKNTDFFYKEIAKPYIETVLDKLEYTYFDLASYDKILRNEDKLDDAKLIVLYKLLSPEHLLKLSFANDSNSLDKNFYNELLHLIGLTETKEGGKKLIERPKAGQRNAGSLLENVINQLDSLDKLSRLPNVKQYGDTHEERLFTVGLELCITWVNRILFLKLLEAQLISYHKGDKSYAFLHKGLLHDYDNLNALFFMVLAKKPEERNERVKTLFAKVPYLNSSLFEPTELEHQTLFISGLEDDIQLPIVSGTVLKDANGKKLTGTHKAIDYFFDFLDAYDFASEGSEEIQEDNKTLINASVLGLIFEKINGYKDGSFYTPSFITMYMCKETIRRAVVQKFNETKGWNCEDFDVLYNKIEDTKEANAIINSVKICDPAVGSGHFLVSALNEMIAIKHDLKVLVDREGKRLKEYQVDIVNDELIVTDEDGLPFTYNPKSKESQRVQETLFHEKQTIIENCLFGVDINPNSVKICRLRLWIELLKNAYYKFPSFRGVSEGRGGELETLPNIDINIKCGNSLIARFGLDADLKEALKKSKLKIEDYKRAVDQYRNAESKEQKRDMETLIAEIKTNFRTEINQNGKEIKELQKLKYEFNVKFDSAQLFETQLTKAEQKAKKDLADKIEKIETQLEEIKNNKIYENAFEWRFEFPEVLNDEGDFVGFDVVIGNPPYVYRNADFDGYKNYFKTNFFATSGNFDLYKFFIELSLKIQKPNSFHSFITNSSFLLQNSFSQTREFIISNSEIIQLIPLGPNVFDEATVDSVVYILKKVKSESNLIEIKTPEEPKDIFNSNSKSIEQSRFLKNDGFVFDYLLEGKEYDIIDRLFKNFPLIETKYDFGVGINTGYIKEELTSEIKINEKYHPMVPGTGIPQKYGKVRTTGFIMYDKEFVKSKGKLGRTLPDEKFLSRPKILVVRTRNISMKQRIISTIDYDSCYNLNRLSNIISKENNSLEGLLGVLNSKLFNWIYSVRFLDYEIKPIYLRNSPLCDTNNEDLINKVQEILSLKKDNSAADTSALEREIDFMVYALYGLSEEEIKIVEES
- a CDS encoding DUF6266 family protein, with amino-acid sequence MGTYNKGILGAFSGKVGPVVGASWRGKEVMRSLPKKSNRVASALQQQQRQKFAMVNDFLGGVQPVIKRYYGSDSGIKTRRNQAMSYLMREALVFNDPDYEWDYSKVLISRGDLTGMEDATLDVAAGAISVTWTDNSEQGEALANDQLVLVVYDPATKAVVYSLAAGERADEAAALAMPSYLDGAEVQVWATFVAADEKLFATSLYLGSITVI
- a CDS encoding KUP/HAK/KT family potassium transporter translates to MEKNNHSLHKLSAAGLLVTLGIIYGDIGTSPLYVLNAIIGSKAINSDVIKGAISCIFWTLTLQTTIKYVIITLRADNNGEGGIFSLYALIRKTKVKWLLFPAIIGGCTLLADGIITPPISVSSAIEGLKTLNPDIETMPIVIVILTLLFAIQQFGTKFIGKFFGPVMLLWFGMLGFLGVVQMFANLDILSSLNPYYAYKLLSTQGGIVYLGAVFLCTTGAEALYSDLGHCGKDNIRISWIFVKITLILNYLGQGAWLINHEGSTLAEAGITNPFFGIMPTWFVPIGIGIATTAAIVASQALISGSFTLINEAVRLNFWPKVKIKYPTDLKGQLYIPSINWLLWVGCIFIVLYFKEAKYMEAAYGLAIVLTMLMTTTLLNYYMIIKRYNKIFITVIVATYIVIEGAFLYSSLGKFHEGGFITLIIASILFITMLIWFFARKIRNRFVEFVKLEQYLPVLEDLSRDTTVSKYATNLVYLTSADNRYEIEAKIIHSIINNNPKRADIYWFAHVHVVDEPYTMEYRVCEFIHDDVIRVDFRLGFRVAPKINKMFKQVVEDMQARGEIDITSRYTSLHNHHIDGDFRFVLIEKLMSYDNALPFYEKLVLDGYDILKKLGLSEEKAFGLDPGSVVIEQFPMKISETANFDLKRID
- a CDS encoding helix-turn-helix domain-containing protein, translated to MNKLDDANAHEFYESHNVMHLLKISESTLYRYRKQKLIAFIKIGGKYLYPKISIKNMIHKAMNQQ